The window CACACCCGGCGGTGGCGGAGGTTGCAGTGATCGGCGTGCCTGACGAACGCTGGATCGAGGCCGTCGCGGCCGTCGTTGCCTTGAAGCAGGGCGCCACGGCGAGCGCGGACGAGCTGATCGCGCACGTGCGCGAGAATCTGGCCGCGTTCAAGGTGCCCAAGCGGGTGTACTTCGTTGAGGACATGCCGCGCAACGCGTCGGGGAAGTTGCTGAAACGCGAGCTGCGGGAACGATTCCGTACGGAAAGTGGCAACTAGGATTCCCAGGCTCCGCGGCCGGTCGTCGCCTGGCGCCAAAGGTCCTCCCTGACGTGAAAACGCCCGACGCATCCGCCGGGCGTTTTTCGCTCGAGCCGGTCATCCTCGCAGTCTGGAAGCCGGCGGGGGGTCGGTGGCCGTGTCGGCCGCGTCCGGTTCGGCAGTCAGCATCTGCGCGATGTCCGGATCGTTGCTGAACGCCTCCGAAAAGTAGTTCACGAAGCTCTTCACCTTCAGCGAGGGGCGGCGCGATGGCTGGAAGACGACGTTGAGCGGCAACGGCGGCGGGCGGTAGCGCGTGAGGATGGCCTTGACGCGGCCGGCGCGCAGGTCGTCGCCGAAGGTCCAGAGGGGGGAATTGCTGATGCCGAGTCCTTCACAGACGGCCTGGCGGATGGCCTCGGAGCTGTTGGACTGGAAGTTGCCGTCGACGCGGACGCTGTATGGGCGGCCCTCGGCGTCGAGATAGTTCCATTCGTCGAGCGTCGCGAGGCCGGTGTAGATCAGGCAGTTGTGCCGGGTGAGATCGTTAGGGTGCTGCGGTTCGCCGTGCAGCTCGATGTAGGACGGCGCGGCGAGGGTGGCGCGGTGGGCGGTGCTGATGCGGCGGGCGATCAGGCCGCTGTCCTTGAGCTCGCCGACACGAAAGGCGACATCGATACCGGCGGTGACGAGGTCGGTGAAGCCGTCGTCGAGCTGAAGATTGACCTTGAGCTTGGGGAAGCGAGCGTAGAAGGCCGGCAGGCGCGGCACGATGTGCAGGCGCCCGAAGGCGACCGGGGCCGCGACGCGCAGCAGGCCGGAGATCTCGTGTTCGGCGCGATGCACCTCGATATGCGCTTCCTCCAGCGTATCGAGGACTTGCCGGCAGCGTTCGTAGTAGAGCTGGCCGGCTTCGGTGAGCGCGTGGCTGCGCGAGGAACGCAGCAGGAGCGGGGTGCCCACCAGCTTCTCGAGCGCCTGCACCTGCTTGCTGACGGCGGATTGCGTGGTGCGTGCCTCGCGCGCGACGGCGGAGAAATTGCCCGTTTCGGCGACGCGGACGAAGGTTTCCATCAGGCGCATGCGGTCCATCGCGACTCCGGATCATTCCTGTGGGGAATAGATGCTATCACCGCGTCGGGCTACTCTATCGGGCCACGCATGAAGATAATCGCCGCAAAGCGATCAGGCGACTGATCGCGATTGCGATCCACGAAGGAAACTGATCCATGACCGACCCCCGCAAGCTCTTCCAGCCCGCCCGCATCGGCGACATCGAAGTCGCCAACCGCGTCGTGATGGCGCCCCTGACGCGCAGCCGCGCCGACGAGGCGGCCGGCGACGTTCCCGGCAGCGCGATGAACATCGAGTACTACCGCCAGCGCAGCAACGCCGGCCTGATCATCAGCGAAGGCACGCAGGTCTCGCCGGTGGGCAAGGGCTACATGGCGACGCCGGGTATCTATTCCGATGCGCAGGTCGAAGGCTGGAAGGCGATCACGCAGGCCGTGCATGCAGCGGGCTCGAAGATCGTCGCGCAGATCTGGCATGTCGGCCGCGTGACGCATCCGGATCTGACCGGCGGGGCCCAGCCGGTGGCGCCCTCGGCGGTCAGGCCGAAGGTTGTCGCCCACACCCGCAACGGCAAGGTCGAGGTGCCCGAGCCGCGCGCGCTGAGCGTCGACGAGATCGCGAGCGTCGTGCAGGAATTCCGGCGTGCCGCCGCGAACGCGATCCGTGCGGGATTCGACGGCGTCGAGATTCACGGCGCGAACGGCTATCTGGTCGACCAGTTCCTGCGCGACGGCGCCAACCAACGCACCGACCGGTACGGCGGCTCGGTCGAGAACCGCGCGCGCTTTGCGCTCGAAGTCATCGACGCGGTGGTCGCCGAAATCGGGGCAGGGCGCGTCGGCATCCGGCTGTCGCCGGTCACGCCCGCGAACGACCTGTCGGACAGCAACCCGCAGGCGGTCTTCGGCTACCTCGTCGAGGAACTGAACAAGCGCGGCATCGCGTTCATCCACTTCATCGAAGGTGCGACGGGCGGTGCGCGCGACGTGCCGGGCTTCGACTTCGCCTGGGCGCGCAAGGCCTTCCAGGGCACCTACATCGCGAACAACGGCTACGACCGCGCGATGGCGATCGACGCGGTCGAGTCGGGCAGAGCGGACGCCGTGGCTTTCGGTCGCCTGTACATCGCGAACCCCGACCTCGTGCATCGGCTGAAGCACGACACCGTGCTCAACGCGCCGAACCCGAAGACCTTCTACGCGCCCGGGCCGGAAGGCTATACCGACTATCCGACGCTGGAGACCGCCGCGGCCTGATCGCTCTCCCTGACCCTTATCGGCAGCGCCGTCCTCCTCCCGGAAGCTGCCGCCTGCGCCCCGACTGGCTTGTCCAGGCGGGGCGTTTTTCATGTGCGCGGGGTTGATGGTGCTGGCGACGGCCTTGGTTGTTGATTTCTTAAATTCAGCAATAGCAAAATGATTGACGATAGACGAATTGATGTCTAGCAGCCTGTCGGACTATCGCCCGGTAAAATGCCGTGTCACCCTTGGAGCCTGACTGCGTGAGCCGCTTCCGCCCGATCGACCGCCAAACGGACTACCTGCTGCCGCCGTCGGTGCAGGACTGGCTACCCGAATCGCACCTGGCGCGCTACGTGGTCGATGTGGTCGACGGGCTGGACCTGTCGGAACTGGAGCGAGCCTACGCCGGCCGTGGAAGCGACGCCTACCATCCGGCGCTGCTGCTGTCGCTGCTGATCTACGGCTACGCGACGGGGACGCACTCGAGCCGCAAGATCGAGCGGGCCACCTACGATTCGCTGGCCTTCCGCTTCATCGCCTGCGACCAGCACCCGGACCATGACACCTTGGCGAGCTTCCGGCGCCGCTTCGGCGAGCAGTTC is drawn from Azoarcus sp. DN11 and contains these coding sequences:
- a CDS encoding LysR family transcriptional regulator, whose product is MDRMRLMETFVRVAETGNFSAVAREARTTQSAVSKQVQALEKLVGTPLLLRSSRSHALTEAGQLYYERCRQVLDTLEEAHIEVHRAEHEISGLLRVAAPVAFGRLHIVPRLPAFYARFPKLKVNLQLDDGFTDLVTAGIDVAFRVGELKDSGLIARRISTAHRATLAAPSYIELHGEPQHPNDLTRHNCLIYTGLATLDEWNYLDAEGRPYSVRVDGNFQSNSSEAIRQAVCEGLGISNSPLWTFGDDLRAGRVKAILTRYRPPPLPLNVVFQPSRRPSLKVKSFVNYFSEAFSNDPDIAQMLTAEPDAADTATDPPPASRLRG
- a CDS encoding alkene reductase; the encoded protein is MTDPRKLFQPARIGDIEVANRVVMAPLTRSRADEAAGDVPGSAMNIEYYRQRSNAGLIISEGTQVSPVGKGYMATPGIYSDAQVEGWKAITQAVHAAGSKIVAQIWHVGRVTHPDLTGGAQPVAPSAVRPKVVAHTRNGKVEVPEPRALSVDEIASVVQEFRRAAANAIRAGFDGVEIHGANGYLVDQFLRDGANQRTDRYGGSVENRARFALEVIDAVVAEIGAGRVGIRLSPVTPANDLSDSNPQAVFGYLVEELNKRGIAFIHFIEGATGGARDVPGFDFAWARKAFQGTYIANNGYDRAMAIDAVESGRADAVAFGRLYIANPDLVHRLKHDTVLNAPNPKTFYAPGPEGYTDYPTLETAAA